From Sphingopyxis sp. USTB-05, the proteins below share one genomic window:
- a CDS encoding EAL domain-containing protein, whose protein sequence is MRVAKLWHYVLIGRVLAFLTFAFLPGVAGFLDQPSLWLVMAVGLPCDVALTVIGQAMRKPRLIGNSQVRLMAMLCMALIVLGTLLNAAAMFNAIAIPDGSRHFDAFTAIHIGSLLVAAAAVAVVRPAFFAFAGATALGGAIGAASWPFAVAGLVFLGLLIVMMREDVRHQRRATRAARLGVSEQQRALNLMRDFERAGRGWFWETDRDGHLVYISPTVAARLERPLSDLLGHPFTDIIRKRIGKDESEERTLGFSLSSRTPFKELTVQASVPGEERWWSISGQPISNELGNFQGFRGSGTDLTDKKRSEREINQLARYDTLTGLANRRHITDLLERALKSHGGQPQPCALLLMDLDRFKAVNDTLGHPVGDQLLQQVAGRLTQIVGDKGQVGRLGGDEFQIVVPQMSQPEKLAGIANAIILSLAKPFAIEGEQVRIGSSIGIAVSDGEGATASALVRNADLALYAAKDAGRGVYRFYADAMHNQASERKAIEDALRDALARDELKLLYQPIVDVASERITGFEALIRWHHATRGLISPSKFIPVAEESNLIVPIGEWIIRSACAAIARLGPGYRVAVNVSPRQFANEKLPATVLSAVSAAGIRPEQLELEITEGVFLDESPETLAMFQKLKRTGVRLALDDFGTGYSALGYLKKAPFDKIKIDQSFVLGAADPSSMNAAIISSIVGLASALDMETTAEGVETHDDLALIRGLGCSHVQGYIYGKPMDLVEVLALLREGGGRAEAKGYKSVREPRLTTFRTIQIGSGEHRYEAIVRNMSSRGALIEGLWNVPPGTLLRLEFGSDQILDAEARWSAGNRVGVKFAEAIEVEALIGPKAATPARGRVRRAA, encoded by the coding sequence ATGCGCGTGGCGAAGCTGTGGCACTATGTTCTGATCGGCCGCGTCCTTGCATTTCTGACCTTCGCTTTCTTGCCTGGAGTTGCAGGCTTTCTCGATCAACCCTCGCTCTGGCTGGTCATGGCGGTAGGCTTGCCATGCGACGTCGCACTGACGGTGATCGGGCAGGCGATGCGCAAACCGCGCCTGATCGGGAACAGTCAAGTGCGGCTTATGGCGATGCTGTGTATGGCGCTGATCGTGCTTGGCACATTGCTCAACGCGGCAGCGATGTTCAATGCCATCGCAATCCCTGACGGCAGCCGCCACTTCGATGCCTTTACCGCGATTCATATCGGCTCGCTTCTCGTCGCGGCGGCGGCGGTCGCGGTCGTTCGTCCCGCCTTTTTCGCCTTCGCCGGTGCGACCGCGCTGGGCGGTGCTATCGGTGCGGCGTCTTGGCCTTTTGCCGTTGCCGGCCTCGTCTTTCTTGGCCTGTTGATCGTGATGATGCGCGAGGATGTCCGCCACCAGCGGCGTGCGACGCGTGCGGCGCGGCTCGGCGTCAGCGAACAACAGCGTGCACTGAACCTGATGCGCGATTTCGAGCGTGCGGGGCGCGGCTGGTTCTGGGAAACCGATCGCGATGGCCATCTCGTCTATATTTCGCCGACCGTGGCGGCGCGGCTCGAACGGCCGCTGTCGGATCTGCTCGGTCATCCCTTTACCGACATCATCCGCAAGCGGATCGGCAAGGACGAGAGCGAGGAGCGTACGCTCGGTTTCAGCCTCTCGTCGCGTACGCCGTTCAAGGAGCTGACGGTACAGGCCTCGGTTCCGGGCGAGGAGCGCTGGTGGTCGATTTCGGGCCAGCCGATTAGCAACGAACTCGGCAATTTTCAGGGATTTCGCGGCAGCGGTACCGACCTGACCGACAAAAAAAGGTCGGAGCGTGAGATCAACCAGCTTGCGCGATACGACACGCTGACGGGGCTTGCGAACCGGCGCCATATCACCGACCTGCTCGAGCGCGCGCTCAAGAGCCATGGCGGCCAGCCGCAACCATGTGCCTTGCTGCTGATGGACCTCGACCGCTTCAAAGCGGTCAACGACACGCTCGGCCATCCGGTGGGCGACCAATTGTTGCAGCAGGTCGCAGGACGATTGACGCAGATCGTCGGCGACAAAGGACAGGTCGGGCGGCTTGGCGGCGACGAATTCCAGATCGTCGTGCCGCAGATGAGTCAGCCCGAAAAGCTGGCGGGTATTGCCAATGCGATCATCCTCAGCCTTGCCAAGCCCTTTGCGATCGAGGGCGAACAGGTCCGCATCGGATCGTCGATCGGTATTGCCGTGTCGGACGGAGAGGGTGCAACCGCATCCGCGCTCGTCCGCAATGCCGACCTTGCGCTTTACGCGGCGAAGGATGCCGGGCGCGGCGTCTATCGCTTCTATGCCGATGCGATGCATAATCAGGCGAGCGAGCGCAAGGCGATCGAAGATGCGCTGCGCGACGCGCTGGCGAGGGACGAACTCAAGCTTCTCTATCAGCCGATCGTCGATGTGGCGAGCGAACGGATCACCGGGTTCGAAGCGCTGATCCGCTGGCATCATGCGACCCGTGGGTTGATCAGCCCCTCGAAATTCATCCCCGTGGCCGAAGAGTCGAACCTGATCGTTCCGATCGGCGAGTGGATCATCCGGTCGGCCTGCGCGGCGATCGCGCGCCTCGGCCCAGGATACCGCGTCGCGGTCAATGTGTCGCCGCGCCAGTTCGCGAACGAAAAGCTGCCTGCGACGGTCTTGAGTGCGGTTTCGGCGGCGGGTATCCGCCCCGAGCAGCTCGAACTAGAGATCACCGAAGGCGTATTCCTCGACGAGAGTCCCGAGACTCTCGCGATGTTCCAGAAGTTGAAGCGGACTGGCGTGCGGCTGGCACTCGACGATTTCGGTACTGGCTATTCGGCGCTGGGCTATCTGAAGAAAGCGCCGTTCGACAAGATCAAGATAGATCAGAGTTTCGTCCTCGGCGCCGCCGATCCCAGCAGCATGAATGCGGCGATCATCTCGTCGATCGTCGGCCTAGCGAGCGCGCTCGACATGGAAACGACCGCCGAGGGCGTTGAAACGCACGACGACCTTGCGCTGATCCGCGGGCTGGGGTGCAGCCATGTGCAGGGCTATATCTATGGCAAGCCGATGGATCTGGTCGAAGTGCTGGCATTGCTTCGCGAAGGCGGCGGACGCGCTGAGGCGAAGGGATACAAGAGCGTTCGCGAACCGCGGCTTACGACCTTCCGCACGATCCAGATCGGCAGCGGCGAGCATCGATATGAGGCGATCGTCCGCAACATGTCGTCGCGCGGGGCGCTGATCGAGGGGTTGTGGAATGTCCCGCCGGGCACCCTGCTGAGGCTCGAATTCGGTTCCGACCAGATACTCGACGCCGAAGCGCGTTGGTCGGCGGGCAACCGTGTCGGAGTCAAATTTGCCGAAGCGATCGAAGTCGAAGCGTTGATCGGTCC
- a CDS encoding fatty acid desaturase family protein gives MPAVRLFPPDRFFDRAEWSAITRASSWRGIWLVAHAWIISIALVGIAAWSQNPLAWLLAIIFVGGRQLGLAILMHDAAHGALHPNRKINNFLGQWLTGAAVGSDLIAYRTYHLQHHKFTQQPEDPDLSLSKPFPTTRASLGRKVLRDMTGQTFFKQRMAQFGFAFVGLRAMLRGEQGQKSGASTKAGTPFNKQSDDGMTSPTIDVAGAMTVARAVGRFLVVQAVLLAASLTLYGWTPYLLWLAGLATTFQLYLRIRNIAEHACTTTGSDDPFTHARTTHAGWLARATVAPYWVNYHAEHHLFMGVPCYRLPAVHAALGRAGRHESMTIAPNYAAVLRQVTAAG, from the coding sequence ATGCCCGCCGTCCGCCTGTTCCCGCCCGACCGCTTTTTCGACCGCGCCGAATGGTCGGCGATCACTCGCGCGTCGTCCTGGCGCGGCATCTGGCTAGTTGCCCATGCATGGATCATCAGCATCGCACTCGTCGGCATCGCCGCCTGGTCGCAGAACCCGCTCGCATGGCTGCTCGCGATCATCTTTGTTGGCGGCCGCCAACTCGGGCTTGCGATCCTAATGCACGATGCCGCGCACGGCGCGCTCCACCCCAACCGGAAAATCAACAATTTCCTCGGCCAATGGCTGACCGGCGCCGCAGTCGGGTCGGACCTCATCGCCTATCGCACCTATCATCTTCAGCACCACAAGTTCACGCAGCAGCCCGAAGACCCAGACCTGTCGTTGTCGAAACCCTTTCCCACCACCCGCGCCAGCCTGGGACGCAAGGTGCTGCGCGATATGACCGGGCAGACCTTCTTCAAGCAGCGCATGGCACAATTCGGCTTTGCCTTTGTCGGCCTGAGAGCGATGTTGCGCGGCGAACAAGGTCAGAAAAGTGGCGCTAGCACCAAGGCCGGGACGCCGTTCAACAAGCAGTCCGACGACGGCATGACGTCACCGACGATCGACGTCGCCGGGGCAATGACCGTGGCGCGCGCCGTCGGGCGCTTCCTCGTCGTCCAGGCGGTGCTCCTCGCCGCCTCGCTGACGCTCTATGGCTGGACGCCCTACCTGCTCTGGCTCGCGGGTCTGGCCACGACTTTCCAGCTATATCTGCGCATCCGCAACATCGCCGAACATGCGTGCACGACGACGGGCAGCGACGATCCCTTTACCCATGCCCGGACAACCCACGCCGGCTGGCTCGCCCGCGCGACGGTTGCTCCATATTGGGTGAATTATCACGCCGAGCATCATCTGTTCATGGGCGTGCCCTGCTATCGCCTGCCCGCAGTTCATGCTGCCCTGGGACGCGCGGGTCGGCACGAATCGATGACGATCGCGCCGAACTATGCCGCCGTGCTGCGGCAGGTCACCGCGGCGGGCTGA